A single genomic interval of Penicillium psychrofluorescens genome assembly, chromosome: 2 harbors:
- a CDS encoding uncharacterized protein (ID:PFLUO_004090-T1.cds;~source:funannotate), translated as MASKSYSFGFVGLGNMGINMAVNLSTYAAEHGLPKIHVWNRTPEKAETLATGHCQVASSLKELALSCDIVHGCLANDEVALLVYRELFAANKTEAIYVDHSTLFPTTSKALYEEAQKHGVHFLSCPVFGPPAAAKSAGLLIALSGNDDSREIVKEYIVPAMGKGVIDCGVKTSDGALLKILGNNCILGTIELLSESFTLAEKTGFDVNLFYDFIQQWFPAPAWVNYGKKIRDGSFSGRTGFTLPGGMKDADYIRRLGAETSTPTPIIDQAWSHLTTAKAIGGPGLDWSSCAAGMRVTAGLKPFKGEDFSLDHQANDEMNGANGN; from the exons ATGGCTTCCAAGTCTTATTCCTTTGGCTTTGTTGGCCTAGGTAACATGGGCATCAATATGGCTGTTAATCTGTCAACCTACGCGGCAGAGCACGGATTGCCCAAGATTCATGTTTGGAATCGTACTCCTGAGAAGGCCGAGACTCTGGCGACGGGGCATTGTCAGGTTGCTAGTTCACTAAAAGAGCTCGCACTATCTTGCGATATTGTCCATGGCTGTTTGGCTAACGACGAAGTGGCGCTCCTGGTCTACAGAGAACTATTTGCCGCAAATAAAACCGAGGCCATCTATGTCGACCATTCTACCCTTTTTCCGACGACGTCAAAAGCGCTCTACGAAGAGGCGCAGAAGCACGGCGTTCACTTCTTGTCGTGTCCAGTGTTTGGGCCTCCAGCGGCTGCCAAGTCGGCTGGTTTGCTGATCGCGCTATCTGGCAACGACGACTCACGGGAGATAGTCAAGGAGTACATTGTGCCCGCAATGGGAAAAGGAGTCATTGATTGTGGCGTCAAGACGTCGGACGGAGCATTGTTGAAGATTCTCGGTAATAATTGCATTCTGGGAACCATTGAACTCCTATCCGAGAGCTTCACCCTTGCAGAGAAAACCGGGTTTGACGTCAACTTATTCTACGACTTTATTC AGCAATGGTTCCCAGCACCGGCTTGGGTGAATTACGGGAAAAAGATTCGAGACGGCAGTTTCAGCGGCCGAACAGGTTTTACTCTGCCCGGAGGTATGAAGGATGCAGATTATATTCGCCGGTTAGGAGCAGAGACCTCAACACCTACACCCATCATTGATCAGGCTTGGAGTCATTTGACAACAGCGAAAGCAATTGGTGGCCCTGGTCTCGATTGGAGCTCTTGCGCTGCGGGCATGAGGGTGACTGCTGGGCTGAAGCCTTTTAAAGGAGAGGACTTTTCCTTGGATCATCAAGCAAATGATGAGATGAACGGCGCCAATGGTAATTAA
- a CDS encoding uncharacterized protein (ID:PFLUO_004091-T1.cds;~source:funannotate), protein MLACLTPLAAWLAIAASAVAMQPMISCQEDVAITVSATASNLDIPGDLDLASLTPADGEYVANLTATLPRKSITGIYTIAGRYCEPANADPARQNTLQILVHGITYDRNYWSGMGPPGHQFNGTEYSWIDFASKEGYPTLSIDRLCNGASSKPNGLLECQIPMNAETIHGVIQAARAGKIGGRKFSKIIYVGHSEGSFTGNELAQLHPKDVDTYVLTGFTPLLVLGAIGTILVGDFTPALLVDKTRSPPSLDPTYTIATSQTGVTGVFYFGDFNTLAADHDYSFRGTVTLGEFVSALLGQLPAPGFTGSVFALTGQEDQIVCARLPTDPLVGYRGNCGSGPSSYTAKTRNLYPNAASFGYGLVPNTGHDMNFHYTAQQTFQMAHDYLSSQGY, encoded by the coding sequence ATGCTCGCATGCTTGACGCCGCTCGCGGCGTGGCTTGCCATCGCTGCATCCGCTGTAGCCATGCAGCCAATGATAAGCTGCCAAGAAGACGTGGCCATCACTGTATCAGCAACCGCTTCGAACTTGGATATTCCGGGAGACTTGGACCTGGCGTCACTGACGCCGGCCGACGGGGAATACGTCGCGAACTTGACAGCCACGCTGCCCAGGAAGTCAATTACTGGCATTTATACCATCGCTGGGAGATATTGCGAGCCTGCCAATGCCGATCCTGCGAGGCAGAACACTCTTCAGATCTTGGTTCATGGAATCACATACGACAGAAACTATTGGTCCGGCATGGGCCCTCCTGGTCACCAATTTAACGGGACCGAGTACTCCTGGATCGACTTCGCTTCAAAGGAAGGATACCCGACCCTGTCTATTGACCGACTTTGCAATGGCGCTTCGTCGAAGCCCAATGGACTTCTAGAGTGCCAGATTCCTATGAATGCAGAGACTATACACGGCGTGATCCAGGCAGCAAGAGCTGGAAAGATCGGCGGGCGAAAGTTTTCAAAAATCATTTACGTTGGCCACTCGGAAGGGTCGTTCACAGGCAATGAGCTGGCGCAGCTACACCCTAAGGATGTCGACACCTACGTTTTGACAGGATTCACCCCACTGCTAGTTCTCGGCGCCATAGGTACCATCCTCGTTGGAGATTTCACCCCCGCCTTGCTCGTGGATAAAACCCGGTCCCCCCCATCCCTCGACCCAACCTATACTATCGCTACCAGTCAGACCGGCGTCACGGGCGTCTTTTATTTTGGAGATTTCAACACTTTAGCGGCAGATCACGACTATTCTTTTCGTGGAACCGTTACTTTAGGCGAATTCGTGTCGGCGTTACTTGGTCAACTACCTGCCCCTGGGTTCACAGGCTCAGTTTTTGCTCTTactggccaagaagatcagATTGTATGTGCCCGCCTCCCAACAGACCCGTTGGTTGGCTACCGAGGAAACTGTGGTTCAGGCCCGTCGTCGTATACTGCAAAAACCCGAAATCTCTACCCTAATGCTGCTAGCTTCGGCTACGGATTAGTCCCTAATACTGGTCATGACATGAACTTCCACTACACTGCACAGCAAACCTTCCAGATGGCACACGATTACCTTTCTAGCCAAGGCTATTGA
- a CDS encoding uncharacterized protein (ID:PFLUO_004092-T1.cds;~source:funannotate), whose product MSIEKPAVLLIPGAWHQGSAFELVANKLRAQGYQAEPITLPSAGGPASTTAYDDADHIRKAYLEDLVAQGKEVIIVMHSYGGIPGTESVKGLARKDLVAQGKKGGVISLIYESAFLVPAGASIESFLPGGLDAFMTTDGEMMYPKDPREKFYNDMDDETASKYLAAIVPHAPETMRTPLTYAAYHDVPTNYIFCTRDAGFPLFAQQKIATIPGEGVVHPYFVDGGHFAMLSQPQAVADVIHDVATRAAAI is encoded by the exons ATGTCAATCGAGAAGCCTGCCGTTCTCCTTATTCCGGGTGCCTGGCACCAAGGAAGCGCATTCGAGCTGGTCGCGAATAAACTTCGAGCTCAAGGGTATCAAGCAGAACCTATAACCTTACCTTCTGCGGGTGGACCGGCATCGACGACTGCTTACGATGATGCCGATCATATCCGGAAAGCGTATCTTGAAGACCTCGTTgcccagggcaaggaagTTATCATTGTCATGCACTCGTACGGCGGCATTCCTGGCACAGAGAGTGTAAAGGGCTTGGCACGGAAAGATCTAGTTGCgcaagggaagaaaggagggGTCATCAGCCTCATATACGAATCGGCTTTCCTAGTTCCCGCTGGAGCAAGCATCGAGTCATTTTTGCCTGGCGGATTAGATGCATTTATGACAACAGAT GGAGAGATGATGTATCCCAAGGACCCCAGAGAAAAGTTCTACAacgacatggatgatgaAACTGCATCGAAGTATCTGGCCGCAATAGTGCCCCATGCCCCGGAAACTATGCGGACTCCGCTGACCTACGCGGCCTACCATGATGTGCCTACCAACTACATTTTTTGTACTCGGGATGCGGGGTTCCCACTTTTTGCGCAGCAGAAGATAGCTACTATTCCCGGAGAAGGGGTTGTACACCCGTACTTTGTTGACGGGGGGCATTTTGCCATGCTGAGCCAGCCGCAGGCCGTGGCTGACGTGATTCACGATGTTGCAACGAGAGCTGCTGCTATTTGA
- a CDS encoding uncharacterized protein (ID:PFLUO_004093-T1.cds;~source:funannotate), which yields MAKEADTPFTGATPAQIDLIGTLAIALMTMGAPFSTAWTKRYSPRTVIWAGALVFVVSHCLASVSQALWQFNLTQGLLLGFGTCLTYMPSVTVAPTWFSHHRGLAMGIILAGTGFGGVAWPLAFRSLIVRVGFRNTLRITGVISLTLIAISGFFVKWPASQLTRLQAENAASSRSSGILRIPLADWRVVRTRKFAAHALGAALQSAAYYTPVFFFASFARTLGYSSATSANFIAISNAANALGKIVIGHAADRMGRLNTLFLTTLFSAVSVLALWLPAALVTSHSSGSALFIAFTILYGVFASAYVSLFPTSLVELFGVQNFASVNGVLYMVRGMGTLIGTPVAGVLIRSSQHKTDPRSYENTSILVGVLLVAATLATVWVRIEASLSLEGGQVRQRKWLM from the coding sequence ATGGCTAAAGAAGCCGACACGCCATTCACGGGTGCCACGCCGGCGCAGATTGACCTGATCGGTACACTCGCCATCGCCCTGATGACTATGGGGGCGCCTTTCTCTACTGCCTGGACGAAGCGTTACTCCCCACGCACAGTCATCTGGGCCGGCGCACTGGTTTTTGTCGTCTCGCACTGTCTCGCCAGTGTCAGCCAGGCTCTATGGCAGTTCAACCTCACCCAGGGCCTGCTTTTGGGTTTCGGCACCTGCCTCACATACATGCCCTCTGTCACCGTGGCACCGACCTGGTTTTCGCACCATCGCGGTCTCGCAATGGGGATTATCCTTGCGGGCACCGGTTTTGGTGGTGTCGCGTGGCCACTCGCCTTTCGCTCGCTGATCGTCCGCGTCGGATTCCGTAACACTTTACGCATTACGGGTGTCATCTCTCTCACTTTGATCGCGATCTCAGGGTTTTTCGTAAAATGGCCTGCCAGTCAACTAACACGGCTTCAAGCCGAGAATGCTGCATCCTCTCGCTCATCGGGCATTCTCCGAATCCCACTGGCTGACTGGCGCGTCGTGCGGACTCGCAAGTTTGCAGCGCATGCATTGGGTGCTGCCTTGCAGTCTGCGGCCTACTATACACcggtttttttctttgcaTCGTTTGCCCGTACGCTAGGATATTCGTCCGCGACGTCAGCAAACTTCATTGCCATTTCAAATGCTGCCAATGCTCTGGGGAAGATTGTGATCGGACACGCTGCTGACCGTATGGGCCGCCTTAACACGCTTTTTCTGACAACTCTGTTCTCTGCTGTCTCCGTGTTAGCGCTGTGGTTGCCAGCCGCTTTGGTAACCTCGCACTCAAGTGGAAGCGCCCTGTTCATTGCATTCACGATACTATATGGCGTATTTGCCTCGGCATACGTCTCGCTATTCCCCACGAGTCTAGTCGAGCTCTTCGGCGTGCAGAATTTTGCTAGTGTCAACGGTGTACTCTATATGGTGCGCGGCATGGGCACCCTGATAGGAACACCCGTTGCCGGTGTTTTGATTCGGAGTAGCCAACACAAGACAGATCCGCGCAGCTACGAGAACACTAGTATCCTGGTGGGAGTCTTGCTAGTTGCGGCGACCCTAGCCACCGTTTGGGTACGGATTGAGGCCAGTCTATCACTCGAGGGTGGACAAGTGCGTCAGAGGAAGTGGCTTATGTAG
- a CDS encoding uncharacterized protein (ID:PFLUO_004094-T1.cds;~source:funannotate) — protein MSATGDFGPAPLGVNLADNQNSEMLGAVVTLMIVGTLAVILRIYTRTSASQAYFGIDDYLVFAALVFAYGTGICVLISTKYKNGWHIQALTNHEFIVVWRLLFAHVMIYATTVSCTKASIIMFYHRIFNLQYSLWITLSIIAGYFVSVIITMVVACRPVAYFWFQYTNPAAEGSCIDVPEFFLVNGVIAVLIDLMILCVPVPIIWNLQMPRSQRAAVIGILFLGGFVCVAGIVRVVVLTKNTDSDDPSWSIAPVFAWSCVEPFIGIVCACLPTFSPIFRRWWETLVPRRNVSGKKGYHGPEGSGIWRIKREKGRSAPNGSALSQDEVELTHFPGWPAGTLRTRESREQMVSPHARIQIKEEVTITWA, from the exons ATGTCAGCTACAGGGGACTTCGGGCCTGCGCCCCTGGGAGTCAACCTGGCAGATAATCAAAACTCGGAGATGCTGGGGGCTGTCGTCACACTGATGATCGTGGGGACACTGGCTGTCATTCTCCGTATATATACCCGCACCAGTGCCTCACAGGCTTATTTTGGGATCGATGACTACTTGGTATTTGCTGCGCTG GTATTTGCCTATGGAACCGGGATATGTGTTTTGATCA GCACTAAATATAAGAACGGATGGCATATCCAAGCCCTCACAAACCATGAGTTCATCGTTGTTTGGAGATTACTCTTTGCGCATGTCATGATCTACGCCACGACAGTCAGCTGCACTAAAGCGTCGATTATCATGTTCTACCATCGGATCTTCAACCTGCAATACTCTCTGTGGATCACTCTGTCTATTATCGCTGGCTACTTCGTTTCTGTTATCATTACCATGGTAGTGGCCTGTCGTCCAGTCGCATACTTTTGGTTCCAGTATACGAACCCTGCAGCAGAGGGCAGCTGTATTGATGTCCCGGAGTTTTTCCTGGTCAACGGCGTCATCGCTGTGTTGATCGACCTGATGATCCTTTGCGTGCCAGTGCCGATTATCTGGAATCTGCAGATGCCGCGAAGTCAAAGAGCAGCAGTAATTGGGATATTGTTCCTGGGTGGATt TGTGTGTGTCGCGGGTATCGTGCGGGTTGTCGTGTTGACCAAAAACACAGACTCGGACGATCCGTCATGGAGCATCGCTCCCGTCTTCGCCTGGTCTTGTGTCGAACCGTTTATTGGAATCGTTTGCGCTTGCCTACCGACATTCTCACCAATTTTCCGTCGCTGGTGGGAAACCCTGGTGCCTCGCAGGAACGTTTCCGGAAAGAAAGGGTATCACGGTCCAGAAGGGTCAGGCATCTGGCGCATCAAGCGCGAGAAAGGCAGATCGGCGCCGAATGGCAGTGCGTTATCGCAAGATGAAGTCGAGTTGACGCATTTCCCGGGTTGGCCGGCGGGAACTCTACGCACGAGAGAGAGCAGGGAGCAGATGGTGTCACCGCATGCGCGGATccagatcaaggaagaagtgaCTATTACTTGGGCGTGA
- a CDS encoding uncharacterized protein (ID:PFLUO_004095-T1.cds;~source:funannotate) has product MAASSSLILPKGELSKEELLTTGSLQEYQPWLLDDHPLRSYPTQCIPGLGPLLRNGFKSFQMRWKEYSLRAVCLVLASFAAYEGLRALTGAIFPPPTVAGVHPRSYPNACIFPHPDTRPNALSRSLAAGCDGLNTALWLDEDVLKIGAPTSSRKTENALQRLSLHPLLSQLDEEITNDNPQAPLTAADPSDDSTQPFLLILDTKSPLPELYHLLSSHLAPLREKGYLTHWDQDRIVSRRVTVVVMGDDISETDCSTHSYSDIFYMASPEDPVVTGSHVSDGLPDVLPMCLS; this is encoded by the exons ATGGCTGCTTCGTCCAGTCTGATACTACCCAAGGGCGAGCTGTCCAAGGAAGAGCTGCTCACTACGGGATCACTTCAAGAATACCAGCCATGGTTACTCGATGACCATCCGCTGCGCTCGTACCCGACTCAATGTATCCCGGGCCTAGGACCGTTGCTGAGAAACGGCTTCAAATCGTTCCAGATGCGCTGGAAGGAGTACTCGCTTCGCGCGGTTTGCCTTGTCTTGGCATCCTT TGCTGCATACGAGGGTCTCCGCGCGCTCACCGGGGCTATATTCCCGCCGCCCACCGTGGCGGGGGTACATCCACGTAGCTATCCTAATGCATGCATCTTCCCGCACCCGGATACCCGGCCAAACGCCCTGTCGCGATctctcgctgctggatgcgACGGCCTGAATACCGCGCTCTGGTTAGACGAAGACGTGCTGAAGATTGGCGCTCCCACCTCGAGTCGCAAAACAGAGAATGCCCTGCAGCGGCTAAGTCTCCACCCACTTTTGTCCCAGCTCGACGAGGAAATCACCAACGATAACCCACAAGCTCCTCTGACGGCGGCTGATCCATCCGATGATTCAACTCAGCCATTCCTTCTAATCTTGGACACCAAATCCCCGCTCCCTGAATTGTACCATCTTCTTAGTTCTCACCTTGCTCCCCTCCGGGAGAAGGGATACCTGACCCACTGGGATCAGGATCGGATTGTCTCTCGCCGCGTGACGGTTGTTGTGATGGGGGATGACATTTCCGAGACCGACTGCTCGACGCATTCCTACTCTGATATCTTTTATATGGCGTCGCCGGAGGACCCGGTGGTGACCGGTTCACATGTGAGTGACGGTCTCCCTGACGTATTACCGATGTGTCTTAGTTGA